Proteins encoded together in one Prosthecobacter debontii window:
- a CDS encoding SPFH domain-containing protein, giving the protein MSTPTPRSTERTISTASGWPVLFLVLLTLLGAAALMLVNIAADKPSAGQIIVAILLVPVLGVVTKGFFTLQPNEAVVLLLFGAYRGTEKRAGFHWTNPFYTRSKVSLRSRNLNSERLKVNDKRGNPIEIGVVVVWRVADTAQAVFDVENCNQYVSIQSESAVRHLASTYAYDHGEDNEITLRNGGDEVAQALQQELQERLSKAGVKVEEARIAHLAYAPEIAQAMLRRQQAEAVIAARQKIVHGAVSMVEMALNELAEKQVVSLDDERRASMVSNLLVVLCAESEVTPVVNTGTLYH; this is encoded by the coding sequence ATGAGCACGCCCACTCCTCGCAGCACGGAACGCACGATTAGCACGGCCAGTGGTTGGCCGGTTTTGTTCTTGGTCCTTTTGACATTGCTGGGCGCGGCCGCGCTGATGCTGGTCAACATTGCGGCGGATAAACCGTCAGCGGGTCAGATCATCGTGGCCATTTTGCTCGTTCCGGTCTTGGGAGTCGTCACCAAGGGCTTTTTTACGCTTCAGCCGAATGAGGCGGTGGTGCTTCTGCTCTTTGGGGCTTATCGGGGCACGGAAAAGCGCGCGGGCTTTCACTGGACGAATCCCTTCTATACTCGAAGCAAAGTTTCTCTCCGCTCGCGTAACCTGAACTCTGAGCGGCTGAAGGTGAATGACAAGCGTGGCAACCCGATCGAAATCGGGGTGGTGGTGGTCTGGCGTGTGGCAGATACGGCTCAGGCGGTTTTCGATGTCGAAAACTGCAACCAGTATGTCTCCATTCAGAGTGAATCAGCTGTGCGTCACTTGGCTTCCACCTATGCCTATGATCATGGGGAGGACAATGAGATTACCCTACGCAATGGTGGTGACGAGGTGGCCCAGGCTCTCCAGCAGGAGCTGCAAGAGCGGCTGAGCAAGGCGGGCGTGAAGGTGGAGGAAGCGCGAATCGCTCACCTCGCCTATGCCCCCGAGATTGCTCAGGCCATGCTGCGCCGTCAGCAGGCCGAGGCCGTGATCGCTGCCCGGCAGAAGATCGTACATGGGGCGGTGAGCATGGTGGAGATGGCGCTGAATGAATTGGCTGAAAAGCAGGTGGTCAGCCTGGATGATGAGCGTAGAGCCTCCATGGTCAGCAATCTGCTCGTGGTGCTCTGTGCCGAGTCAGAGGTGACTCCGGTGGTGAATACAGGCACGCTTTACCACTGA
- a CDS encoding NADH-quinone oxidoreductase subunit A, translating to MTENYLPVLLQVLIASGFAGATLLASVIFGKAAKRNKLKDSAYECGMLPLTEGQPRFSVKFYIVAMLFVLFDIEVVFLYPGAIIYRDYLAVYGTGIAWAALGFISILGVAFLYAWRKGALDWKN from the coding sequence ATGACCGAGAATTATCTGCCCGTCCTTTTGCAAGTGCTCATCGCGAGCGGTTTTGCTGGCGCTACCCTGCTGGCATCCGTGATTTTCGGCAAGGCGGCCAAGCGCAACAAGCTGAAGGACAGTGCTTATGAGTGTGGGATGCTGCCCCTGACCGAGGGGCAACCACGTTTCAGCGTGAAGTTCTACATCGTGGCGATGCTGTTCGTGCTGTTCGATATCGAGGTGGTGTTCCTCTATCCAGGTGCCATCATCTATCGGGATTACCTCGCCGTTTACGGCACGGGCATTGCTTGGGCAGCTCTGGGTTTCATCTCCATCTTGGGAGTGGCCTTCCTCTACGCCTGGCGCAAAGGTGCGCTGGACTGGAAGAACTGA
- a CDS encoding Dabb family protein translates to MIAYLSLYKLRPEVTEEKLEDMMSRTRMALLRVPEVLTVKTGKRVNPSDPYPWFVYVEVESMDKLAICQDDPHYIKFREEVIRPHVAEQEATAFEMEPRKDVKYS, encoded by the coding sequence ATGATCGCTTACCTCAGCCTCTATAAACTTAGACCCGAGGTCACCGAGGAAAAGCTGGAGGACATGATGTCCCGCACGCGCATGGCTCTGCTGCGGGTGCCTGAGGTGCTGACGGTGAAAACCGGCAAGCGAGTCAACCCATCCGATCCCTACCCCTGGTTCGTGTATGTGGAGGTGGAGAGCATGGATAAGCTGGCGATTTGTCAGGACGATCCGCACTACATCAAGTTTCGTGAAGAAGTGATCCGGCCCCACGTGGCGGAGCAGGAGGCGACGGCTTTTGAAATGGAGCCGCGCAAGGATGTGAAATACTCCTGA
- a CDS encoding DUF1330 domain-containing protein translates to MVFTREKTLDRAELEAYWKEAPATLEGHPIKVLSGYGPHEVWEGESTEGVVIAEFPSMEAARAWYHSPAYQKAREHRVKGAVYRGILVEGTTPQD, encoded by the coding sequence ATCGTCTTCACCCGTGAGAAGACTCTCGACCGGGCCGAGCTGGAAGCCTACTGGAAAGAGGCACCGGCCACCCTGGAAGGGCACCCCATCAAGGTGCTCTCCGGATATGGACCGCATGAAGTGTGGGAAGGCGAAAGCACAGAGGGAGTCGTGATTGCTGAGTTTCCCAGCATGGAGGCGGCCCGGGCCTGGTATCACAGCCCTGCCTACCAAAAAGCCCGGGAGCATCGGGTCAAAGGCGCGGTCTATCGTGGCATTCTGGTAGAGGGCACAACACCCCAGGACTGA
- a CDS encoding VOC family protein — MIDHIIITVSNLSASLEFYQKALAPLGYSATPEYTSSTGTKGVGFGIKGGLDFFIQEGATQVTRCHIAFTASTRVQVEEFYAAGLAAGGRDNGKPELTPDHGPDYYSAYVFDPDGCNIEAVCTEPVA; from the coding sequence ATGATTGACCATATCATCATCACCGTCAGCAATCTGTCCGCCAGTCTGGAATTCTATCAGAAGGCGCTGGCACCGCTCGGATACTCGGCCACCCCGGAGTACACGTCCAGCACAGGGACAAAGGGCGTTGGTTTTGGCATCAAGGGCGGGCTAGATTTCTTTATCCAAGAGGGCGCGACGCAAGTGACCCGGTGCCACATTGCCTTCACGGCCTCAACTCGGGTGCAGGTGGAGGAATTTTACGCGGCTGGCCTTGCTGCAGGAGGTCGGGATAACGGGAAGCCGGAACTGACTCCCGACCACGGGCCTGACTACTACTCCGCCTATGTCTTTGACCCAGATGGTTGCAACATTGAAGCCGTGTGCACCGAGCCTGTGGCATAA
- a CDS encoding SDR family oxidoreductase codes for MNNTNNNPRFSFDLHLHGRRVLVTGGTKGIGAAVLETLHGLGARIVTTAREAPRNPVPGVHYVAADVATAEGCAMVTGEVHRLLAGVDIIINVVGGSNAPAGGFVKLDDDVWQSELNLNLMSAVRIDRALLPAMIEQGSGVIVHVTSIQHELPLPESTTAYAAAKAALSTYSKSLSKEVTPKGIRVVRVSPGWVETEAADPFLQRIAESSGTDYEGAKQIVMNGLGGIPVGRPAKPAEVADLIAFLVSPRATSITGTEYVIDGGTVPTA; via the coding sequence ATGAACAATACTAATAACAATCCTAGATTCAGTTTTGACCTTCATCTCCATGGCCGCCGTGTCCTTGTCACTGGGGGGACCAAGGGCATTGGTGCCGCCGTTTTGGAAACTCTGCATGGTCTGGGGGCTCGGATTGTCACCACCGCACGTGAGGCACCGCGAAATCCGGTGCCGGGTGTGCACTACGTTGCCGCGGATGTGGCCACTGCCGAGGGGTGTGCCATGGTCACGGGCGAGGTGCATCGGCTTCTCGCAGGAGTGGATATCATTATCAATGTCGTAGGCGGCTCAAACGCACCGGCCGGTGGCTTCGTTAAGCTCGATGACGATGTCTGGCAAAGCGAACTCAACCTGAACCTGATGAGTGCTGTCCGCATAGACCGGGCGCTGCTTCCGGCGATGATTGAGCAAGGCTCAGGTGTCATCGTGCATGTGACATCCATCCAGCACGAGCTCCCACTGCCGGAATCCACGACTGCCTATGCAGCGGCCAAGGCGGCGCTCTCCACCTACAGCAAGAGCCTTTCGAAGGAAGTCACTCCCAAGGGCATTCGCGTGGTGCGCGTGTCGCCGGGATGGGTAGAGACGGAAGCAGCCGACCCCTTTCTCCAACGCATCGCAGAGAGTTCGGGCACGGACTACGAAGGAGCAAAGCAGATCGTCATGAATGGCCTGGGCGGTATCCCCGTGGGGCGTCCGGCGAAGCCAGCGGAGGTGGCCGACCTGATTGCGTTTCTCGTATCGCCTCGGGCGACCTCCATTACCGGGACGGAATATGTCATTGATGGCGGCACGGTCCCGACCGCCTAA
- a CDS encoding AraC family transcriptional regulator yields MDVLAHMMSLMRTKASLYGRLEFTAPYGFRFPAKDGICLMVTRGSCYLGVDDSPLVSLVGGDFVLMPTPGQYTIRSSPEVSLRPCEEVASAEEFHRTRLMCFDGGQGPSTSIVAGCFSLSTTESKLLVKHLPSIVHLQGSGSHIEPWFQSTLQFIAAEVSQKLPGGTAIVDRLAEVLFVQAMRSRIGSSAATDKPSWLRALDDPQVGRAIELMHAEPERQWTVDELSQCVAMSRSAFAERFRRLVGETPMDHLTQWRMVKAGHMMRAKPTIKLEEIALATGYESESSFGKAFRRVMGVSPGKYRSMNNADI; encoded by the coding sequence ATGGATGTTCTCGCTCATATGATGTCCCTCATGCGGACCAAAGCCTCGCTTTACGGACGGCTGGAGTTCACTGCTCCTTATGGATTCCGATTCCCCGCCAAAGACGGCATCTGTCTCATGGTGACACGAGGTTCATGCTATCTGGGTGTCGATGACTCACCGCTGGTTTCTCTGGTGGGCGGCGACTTCGTTCTCATGCCGACTCCTGGCCAATACACCATTCGCAGCAGCCCTGAGGTGTCTCTACGCCCCTGCGAAGAAGTAGCATCTGCGGAGGAGTTTCACCGCACCCGCCTGATGTGCTTTGACGGTGGCCAGGGGCCTTCCACTTCGATCGTTGCGGGATGCTTCTCGCTGTCCACGACGGAGAGCAAGCTACTGGTCAAGCATCTTCCCTCAATCGTTCATCTGCAAGGCTCTGGGAGCCACATTGAACCGTGGTTTCAATCGACCTTGCAATTCATCGCCGCGGAGGTGTCCCAGAAGCTGCCGGGTGGCACTGCCATCGTGGACCGGCTGGCGGAGGTTCTTTTTGTGCAGGCGATGCGATCCCGCATCGGCTCCTCAGCCGCCACGGACAAACCAAGCTGGCTGCGGGCTCTAGATGATCCGCAGGTAGGCCGGGCCATCGAACTCATGCACGCAGAGCCGGAGCGACAGTGGACCGTCGATGAACTTAGCCAGTGCGTCGCCATGTCGCGCTCGGCGTTCGCGGAGCGGTTCCGGAGGTTAGTGGGAGAGACGCCCATGGACCATCTCACCCAGTGGCGTATGGTGAAGGCTGGCCATATGATGAGGGCCAAGCCGACGATAAAGCTCGAGGAAATCGCCCTGGCAACGGGCTACGAGTCGGAGAGCTCCTTCGGCAAGGCCTTCCGCCGAGTCATGGGCGTTTCCCCGGGTAAATATCGCTCCATGAACAACGCTGATATCTAG
- a CDS encoding adenylate/guanylate cyclase domain-containing protein has translation MTFRAKLQQAIVVVVAGTTAGVLWVAQSQNSAAYQGMVDTLFEQQMDLFRREQDTQLATARKQAAQLASSVRLFAALEEGDPETYNVAADELRLAEFDFFRLASTQSGIMHPPEDSRSGQLADAQEKALAQQLTDYAKAIPEDLEEAQAGFVHLPDAQGKAQLHRVLGMQIRKFDQTVGTLFLGQNAARFMPESSRDNPQAPHVESALWSNGQAFGSRLPQSLTHALAEKIKAGPESHQIRFSFRDQGIDHLVQLHLLNAGSRLPPAWLVSVFSLADLQARQQTLLWQIIGIGGVALLLASWAGGWFAEQLSRPIQDLVQATQEVRAGNFQVRLAQASSDELTQLNDSFNHMTEGLALKERYHSVLSMVADAKVAEQLISGSIQLGGELRKVTVIFCDIRGYTAFSAGRDPRDVIAVLNHHMGALTQIVYRWHGVINQFAGDAIMILFGAPTTHGSDAENAVRCAVEMLAERQRLNTEASHPLNIGIGIATGEVVAGCIGAEKRADYTVVGEHVNLAARLCSSAAAGEIVIDVATQALIPPTISTRALSPLKLKGFSESIPAFQVLPTPSV, from the coding sequence ATGACTTTTCGAGCCAAGCTCCAGCAAGCCATCGTCGTCGTGGTCGCAGGTACGACGGCAGGAGTTTTGTGGGTCGCTCAGTCTCAGAACAGCGCTGCCTATCAAGGCATGGTCGATACCTTGTTTGAGCAGCAGATGGATCTGTTTCGTCGGGAACAAGACACTCAACTTGCCACCGCACGTAAACAAGCGGCCCAGCTGGCCAGTTCGGTGCGACTCTTCGCAGCCCTGGAAGAGGGTGATCCAGAGACCTACAATGTGGCGGCCGATGAATTGCGATTGGCCGAATTCGACTTCTTCCGGCTCGCCAGCACACAGAGCGGCATCATGCATCCGCCCGAAGACAGCCGGAGTGGTCAGCTAGCAGACGCTCAAGAAAAAGCTCTCGCTCAGCAACTGACCGACTATGCCAAAGCCATCCCGGAAGATCTGGAGGAGGCCCAGGCCGGTTTTGTCCACCTGCCAGATGCGCAAGGCAAGGCCCAACTGCACCGCGTGCTGGGGATGCAGATTCGGAAATTCGATCAAACCGTCGGGACCTTGTTTCTGGGGCAGAATGCCGCCCGATTCATGCCGGAGTCTTCCAGAGACAATCCTCAGGCTCCACATGTGGAATCCGCCCTTTGGAGTAATGGGCAAGCCTTTGGCTCGAGGCTTCCTCAATCATTGACCCACGCTCTCGCGGAAAAAATCAAAGCCGGGCCGGAGTCTCACCAAATTCGCTTCTCCTTTAGGGATCAAGGCATTGATCACCTCGTGCAATTACATCTGCTCAATGCAGGTTCGCGTTTACCTCCGGCTTGGCTGGTCAGTGTCTTTTCACTCGCTGATCTTCAGGCGCGCCAGCAGACCTTGCTTTGGCAGATCATCGGCATCGGCGGTGTCGCATTGCTGCTGGCCTCTTGGGCTGGCGGTTGGTTTGCCGAGCAGTTATCACGCCCCATCCAAGACTTGGTTCAAGCAACCCAAGAGGTGCGTGCGGGTAATTTCCAGGTGCGATTGGCGCAAGCCAGTTCCGATGAACTCACGCAGCTCAATGATTCGTTCAATCACATGACCGAGGGCTTGGCATTAAAGGAACGTTATCACTCGGTGCTAAGTATGGTGGCCGATGCCAAAGTGGCGGAACAGCTTATTTCGGGGTCCATCCAGCTCGGGGGCGAACTGAGAAAAGTCACTGTCATTTTCTGCGATATCCGCGGTTATACCGCCTTCAGTGCCGGGCGCGATCCACGCGATGTCATCGCCGTGCTGAATCACCACATGGGAGCGCTGACTCAGATCGTTTATCGTTGGCATGGCGTCATCAATCAATTTGCCGGAGACGCCATCATGATCCTATTTGGTGCGCCGACCACACATGGCTCCGATGCCGAGAATGCTGTCCGCTGCGCCGTGGAGATGCTGGCTGAAAGACAGCGCCTCAACACTGAGGCCAGCCATCCTCTGAATATCGGCATCGGCATCGCCACCGGAGAAGTCGTGGCTGGCTGCATTGGTGCCGAGAAGCGTGCTGACTACACCGTCGTCGGTGAGCATGTGAATCTTGCCGCTCGGCTCTGTAGCTCTGCGGCTGCGGGTGAAATCGTGATCGATGTCGCCACGCAGGCCCTGATTCCACCCACGATCTCGACACGGGCACTTTCACCACTGAAGCTGAAAGGTTTCTCCGAGTCCATTCCTGCTTTTCAAGTTTTACCCACGCCCTCCGTGTGA
- a CDS encoding carboxypeptidase regulatory-like domain-containing protein yields the protein MKALLLPFLTLLLCTAHVHAHGTVEGTVVLDSLRPPEVEPGYKPKTLKPVQAEESGLAIVWLESPGITYPRTRVGEVVRIRQNGYQFRPSIVALQTGASAEFPNEDDEFHNVFSFSKIRRFDLGRFRKSEPSPRITFDKPGLVKIYCEIHQHMRCRVLVLDTPWFSITDNQGRFKITGLPAGEYEIKALLPSEKTLQKKVTVIDRKSTTVQLAR from the coding sequence ATGAAGGCCTTGCTTCTGCCCTTCCTGACTCTCCTGCTGTGCACAGCCCACGTCCATGCCCATGGCACTGTGGAGGGCACCGTCGTTCTCGATTCACTACGCCCCCCTGAGGTCGAGCCGGGCTACAAGCCCAAAACGCTCAAACCTGTGCAGGCGGAAGAGTCGGGTCTTGCTATCGTTTGGCTCGAAAGCCCCGGGATCACTTACCCCAGGACTCGTGTCGGGGAAGTCGTGCGCATTCGGCAAAACGGCTATCAATTCCGCCCCTCCATCGTTGCTCTGCAAACGGGTGCCAGCGCGGAATTCCCCAATGAAGACGATGAATTTCACAACGTCTTCAGCTTCTCGAAGATTCGGCGCTTCGACCTTGGACGCTTTCGCAAATCAGAACCCAGCCCGCGAATCACTTTTGACAAACCGGGCCTCGTCAAAATCTACTGCGAAATCCACCAGCACATGCGCTGTCGAGTCCTCGTTCTCGATACACCCTGGTTTTCGATCACGGATAACCAAGGACGATTCAAAATTACAGGCCTGCCCGCAGGCGAATATGAGATCAAGGCCTTGCTGCCTTCAGAAAAAACCCTCCAGAAAAAAGTGACCGTCATCGACCGGAAGAGCACCACTGTGCAGCTTGCTCGCTAA
- the nagB gene encoding glucosamine-6-phosphate deaminase, which yields MSRRTLAESYEKIPTHIFPNSGAAAKALAAEVKALIEERAKEGKNVVLGMATGSTPVPFYRELIRLHKEEGLSFKNVITFNLDEYYGLTGDHPESYACFMREQIFDHIDIPKANINIPSGTVPGDQVFAHCREYEEKIDAAGGIDFQILGIGRTGHIGFNEPGSSRDSLTRRITLDRVTRQDAAADFRGEENVPHFAITMGVGTILRGKKLVLMAWGENKAEMVAKAVEGPVTEAISASFLQDHPDARFCIDEGASRELTRVKLPWLVGPVSWTPRETRRAVCWQAFKTNRPVLKLTDEHYNEHGLSDLLSEQGPAYQLNIRIFNQLQHTITGWPGGKPNEDDTYRPERATPYPKRVLVFSPEPQDAIVAMGSTIERLVEQGHDVRIVALTSGSLRISDSEADKFAGTLQELAGVVEDSPAWQSQVAYAREVLKQLEDKGEFGEDTPMLRQLKGLILRGELRDAAHACNVGTDHVTFLGLPFYEQGRYRRFKSTEADIEALTSLLREHKPHQIYATGDAADPSSVSGICFKLLESSLKACHKEEWAGSASLWLYRGKEKPLAAHEIDMAVPLSPMQLERKARALSRYGSLSSLELSSPESNRQNASHYDALGLAEYEAIETFQRWSRV from the coding sequence ATGTCCCGCCGCACGCTTGCCGAGTCATACGAGAAGATCCCCACTCACATTTTCCCCAACTCTGGAGCTGCAGCCAAAGCCCTGGCCGCTGAAGTCAAAGCCCTCATTGAAGAGCGCGCTAAAGAAGGCAAAAACGTCGTGCTCGGCATGGCGACAGGTTCCACGCCGGTGCCCTTTTATCGGGAACTGATCCGCCTGCATAAAGAAGAAGGCCTGAGCTTTAAAAACGTCATCACCTTCAACCTCGACGAATACTACGGCCTGACGGGCGACCACCCTGAAAGTTACGCCTGCTTCATGCGGGAGCAGATCTTCGATCACATCGACATCCCGAAAGCCAACATCAATATCCCCAGCGGCACTGTGCCGGGGGATCAGGTCTTCGCGCATTGCCGCGAATATGAGGAGAAGATCGACGCTGCGGGCGGCATTGATTTTCAGATCCTGGGGATTGGCCGCACAGGTCACATCGGCTTTAACGAACCCGGTTCCAGCCGCGACTCCCTCACCCGCCGCATCACCCTGGATCGCGTCACGCGTCAAGACGCAGCCGCTGACTTCCGCGGTGAGGAAAACGTGCCTCACTTTGCCATCACCATGGGGGTAGGCACCATCCTGCGTGGCAAGAAGCTGGTGCTCATGGCCTGGGGTGAAAACAAGGCCGAGATGGTAGCTAAAGCCGTCGAAGGTCCTGTCACTGAAGCCATCTCCGCCTCCTTCCTTCAGGATCACCCAGATGCCCGCTTCTGCATTGATGAAGGTGCCTCTCGCGAACTCACACGAGTGAAGCTGCCCTGGCTGGTCGGCCCCGTCTCCTGGACACCGCGTGAGACCCGCCGTGCCGTCTGCTGGCAGGCTTTCAAGACCAATCGTCCGGTGCTGAAACTCACCGATGAGCACTACAATGAACACGGTCTGAGCGATCTCCTCTCTGAGCAGGGCCCTGCGTATCAGCTCAACATCCGCATCTTCAATCAACTCCAGCACACCATTACTGGATGGCCTGGGGGCAAGCCGAACGAAGACGACACCTATCGCCCCGAACGTGCCACGCCTTATCCGAAGCGCGTGCTCGTTTTCAGCCCCGAACCCCAGGACGCCATTGTTGCCATGGGCAGTACCATCGAGCGTCTCGTCGAACAGGGGCACGACGTGCGTATCGTCGCGCTCACCAGCGGCAGTCTGCGAATTTCAGACAGCGAGGCTGACAAGTTTGCAGGCACCCTGCAGGAACTCGCCGGTGTGGTGGAAGATAGCCCCGCTTGGCAGAGCCAGGTGGCCTATGCCCGAGAAGTGCTGAAGCAACTGGAAGACAAGGGCGAGTTCGGCGAAGACACCCCCATGCTGCGTCAACTGAAGGGCCTGATCCTACGCGGTGAACTCCGCGATGCAGCCCACGCCTGCAATGTCGGCACCGATCATGTCACCTTCCTCGGCCTGCCCTTCTATGAACAAGGGCGTTACCGCAGATTCAAAAGCACCGAAGCAGACATCGAAGCGCTGACCTCGCTACTTCGTGAGCACAAGCCTCATCAGATTTATGCCACCGGTGACGCCGCCGATCCGAGCAGCGTGTCTGGCATTTGTTTCAAGCTTCTGGAAAGCTCTCTGAAAGCCTGCCACAAAGAAGAGTGGGCGGGTAGTGCCAGCCTCTGGCTCTATCGCGGCAAGGAGAAGCCTCTCGCAGCCCATGAGATTGACATGGCCGTTCCTCTCAGCCCCATGCAGCTGGAACGCAAAGCCCGCGCACTTTCCCGCTACGGCTCCCTTTCCAGCCTGGAGCTCTCCTCACCCGAGAGCAATCGCCAAAACGCCAGCCACTATGACGCTCTTGGCCTCGCCGAATACGAAGCCATCGAGACCTTCCAACGCTGGAGCCGTGTTTAG
- a CDS encoding bifunctional 4-hydroxy-2-oxoglutarate aldolase/2-dehydro-3-deoxy-phosphogluconate aldolase has translation MNETLELLSRHRAIPVVVLDELKKAIPLTDALVAGGLPLVEVTLRTPTSLSALERIIDRRDMIVGAGTVTTLAQFDAAWRLGVKFIVTPGLDESILRHGWRRDLLVIPGAVTPTEIMRAQNLGVNLVKFFPSHIFGGLNAIEALSAPFPKMRFLPTGGVNLDNLSRYLSNPSVLACGGTWMTQRDWIQEGAWDKVRSATAQSVDIARSFSDA, from the coding sequence ATGAATGAAACTCTTGAGCTGCTCTCCCGCCATCGCGCTATCCCGGTCGTAGTCCTTGATGAGCTTAAAAAAGCCATCCCACTTACCGATGCCCTCGTGGCAGGAGGTTTGCCTCTGGTCGAAGTGACGCTCAGGACACCCACGTCTCTCTCTGCTCTCGAACGAATCATCGATCGGCGAGACATGATCGTCGGGGCTGGAACGGTCACGACCTTGGCTCAATTCGATGCGGCTTGGCGGCTGGGCGTGAAGTTCATCGTTACCCCGGGTCTTGACGAGAGCATTCTGCGACATGGTTGGCGCCGAGATCTGCTGGTCATTCCAGGAGCGGTCACCCCCACGGAAATCATGCGTGCGCAAAACTTGGGGGTGAATCTGGTCAAGTTTTTCCCCTCACACATCTTCGGCGGTCTGAACGCCATTGAAGCTCTCTCAGCACCTTTTCCGAAAATGCGCTTTTTGCCCACGGGAGGCGTCAATCTGGATAACCTGAGCCGCTACCTCAGCAATCCTTCGGTGCTCGCCTGTGGCGGCACTTGGATGACACAGCGGGATTGGATCCAAGAGGGGGCTTGGGACAAAGTGCGGAGCGCCACCGCCCAAAGTGTCGACATCGCCCGCTCTTTTAGCGACGCTTGA
- a CDS encoding putative quorum-sensing-regulated virulence factor produces the protein MSFRDERENLANNVSMDDLTTQMQRDLEEIGRTFMPFGKYGPQNHPPYGVPIYDLPAEYLGWFASKGGFPKGRLGKLLQMVHQMKADGSDVVFDLFRRQRGGPTQLRPEKRRSFDFPENR, from the coding sequence ATGTCTTTTCGTGACGAACGCGAGAACCTCGCGAACAATGTGTCTATGGACGACCTGACCACTCAGATGCAACGCGATCTTGAAGAGATTGGACGGACGTTCATGCCCTTTGGCAAATATGGCCCACAGAATCATCCGCCTTACGGCGTGCCTATCTATGATCTTCCTGCGGAATACCTCGGCTGGTTCGCCAGCAAAGGTGGGTTTCCCAAGGGACGACTCGGCAAACTCCTGCAAATGGTGCATCAGATGAAGGCGGACGGCTCGGACGTCGTTTTCGATCTTTTTCGCCGTCAGCGCGGGGGCCCCACCCAGCTACGACCTGAGAAAAGGCGAAGTTTTGATTTCCCTGAAAATCGCTGA
- a CDS encoding alpha/beta hydrolase family protein: MKRSHFLASLAVFLPCLLHAETPRATKPPEKFVLRGERWTCVVDGDEVSGILLKPAGKGPFPAVLISHGKGGSATSFGRQKAREMVAWGMVCIAPDYTHASSAMRGNPQSSSDQGASDKNIRRARACIQILQSLPEVDPQRISAYGHSVGGFVTIGLAALEPRLIKAAAITGSGLAPRDGYPAPSVEAAEKILTPFLMLHGMDDNVVRPEQSEMLKKVLDQQKVPNDRLVADGQGHPIDQTMRTEVFKLIRDWFTQHEVLKKP; the protein is encoded by the coding sequence ATGAAACGCAGTCACTTTCTCGCCAGTCTCGCCGTTTTCCTCCCGTGCCTGCTCCACGCTGAAACTCCTCGTGCCACGAAACCGCCCGAGAAATTTGTGCTCCGAGGTGAACGCTGGACCTGCGTGGTGGACGGTGATGAGGTCAGCGGCATCCTCCTCAAGCCCGCAGGGAAAGGCCCCTTCCCTGCTGTTCTCATCAGTCATGGAAAGGGAGGCAGTGCGACCAGCTTCGGCCGGCAAAAAGCCCGTGAAATGGTGGCCTGGGGCATGGTCTGCATCGCCCCCGATTACACACATGCCAGCTCAGCCATGCGAGGGAATCCGCAATCCAGTTCTGATCAAGGAGCCAGCGACAAAAACATCCGTCGAGCACGCGCCTGCATTCAAATTCTCCAGTCGCTGCCGGAGGTCGATCCCCAGCGAATCAGTGCCTACGGGCACAGCGTGGGAGGCTTCGTCACCATCGGGCTCGCGGCCCTCGAACCTCGCCTAATCAAAGCCGCTGCCATCACCGGGAGTGGTTTAGCCCCGCGAGACGGCTACCCCGCTCCATCCGTTGAGGCGGCCGAAAAAATCCTCACGCCCTTTCTCATGCTTCATGGCATGGACGATAACGTCGTCCGTCCCGAACAATCCGAGATGCTGAAAAAGGTTTTGGACCAACAAAAAGTCCCCAATGACCGCCTCGTCGCCGATGGCCAAGGACACCCCATCGATCAGACTATGCGAACCGAAGTTTTTAAACTCATTCGCGATTGGTTCACCCAACACGAAGTGCTGAAGAAACCTTAA